The Burkholderia ambifaria AMMD genome includes a region encoding these proteins:
- a CDS encoding alkene reductase, with amino-acid sequence MSSLLSTYDLRGLPLPNRVVMGPMTRSRAPSRGLPTALMAEYYAQRASAGLIVTEATNVSHTSAAFELTPGLVTDEQAAGWKQVTDAVHANGGRIFAQLWHGGRVSSLTLLGGDAPLSPSGINDDLEQLQVWARLQNGYYTKIHATPSRAMTTDEVAATVDDFGRAAARAMAAGFDGVEIHAANGYLPHQFLSSTLNRRDDRYGGSVANRARFLEEIVDAVGDVMPLSRVGVRISPYAQYNNVRDADPDATYAYVGRMLDEAGVAYLHAADTNGWSGEPDLPRIIEHTRKTFSGTLIVNGGITPDAANALIDAGDADLVAFARAYIANPDLVERIAMHAPLAVPKSIGWYGGERAGYVDYARHDAAAPTA; translated from the coding sequence ATGTCTTCCCTGCTCAGCACCTATGATCTGCGCGGCCTGCCGCTGCCCAACCGAGTCGTGATGGGGCCGATGACGCGCTCGCGCGCACCGTCGCGCGGCCTGCCGACCGCGCTCATGGCCGAGTATTACGCGCAGCGCGCGTCCGCCGGCCTGATCGTCACCGAGGCGACCAACGTCAGCCACACGTCCGCCGCGTTCGAACTGACGCCCGGGCTCGTCACCGACGAACAGGCGGCCGGCTGGAAGCAGGTCACGGACGCAGTCCATGCGAACGGCGGCCGCATCTTCGCGCAGTTGTGGCACGGCGGTCGCGTCAGCTCGCTGACGCTGCTCGGCGGCGACGCGCCGCTGTCGCCGTCCGGCATCAACGACGATCTCGAGCAGTTGCAGGTGTGGGCCCGGTTGCAGAACGGCTACTACACGAAGATTCACGCGACGCCGTCGCGCGCGATGACGACGGACGAAGTCGCCGCGACGGTCGACGACTTCGGCCGCGCGGCCGCCCGCGCGATGGCGGCCGGCTTCGACGGCGTCGAGATCCACGCGGCCAACGGCTACCTGCCGCACCAGTTCCTGTCGTCGACGCTGAACCGCCGCGACGACCGCTACGGCGGCTCGGTCGCGAACCGCGCGCGCTTTCTCGAGGAGATCGTCGACGCGGTCGGCGACGTGATGCCGCTCAGCCGTGTGGGCGTGCGCATCTCGCCGTACGCGCAATACAACAACGTGCGGGACGCGGATCCCGATGCAACGTACGCGTACGTCGGCCGCATGCTCGACGAAGCGGGCGTCGCCTACCTGCACGCGGCCGATACCAACGGCTGGAGCGGCGAGCCCGACCTGCCGCGCATCATCGAGCACACGCGCAAGACCTTCAGCGGCACGCTGATCGTCAATGGCGGCATCACGCCGGACGCCGCGAATGCGCTGATCGATGCGGGCGACGCCGATCTCGTCGCGTTCGCGCGTGCGTACATCGCGAACCCGGATCTCGTCGAACGCATCGCCATGCATGCCCCGCTCGCCGTGCCGAAGTCGATCGGCTGGTACGGCGGCGAGCGTGCGGGATACGTCGACTATGCGCGGCACGACGCGGCGGCACCGACCGCCTGA
- a CDS encoding amidohydrolase, translating to MLKATQSAESADLIVFNGKIATQDDRQSFVTALAVKDGRILAAGSAAEVMRHARGDTLHIDLNGRTVIPGLNDSHLHVIRGGLNFNLELRWDGVPTLAEALRMLRRQVLRTPAPQWVRVVGGWTEFQFAEKRGPTVAELNAIAPDTPVFVMHLGDSALLNAAALRAIGYGRDTCDPPGGEIQRDRAGRPTGMLLARPDVAVLHAALEKGPRLGFDDQMNSMRHFMRELNRLGVTSAIDAGGDFQAYPDDYAALMALAKRGEMTVRIAYSLFVQHAGREIDDCARWMTLAKPGDGDAFLRLNGVGELLVYSAADFGNFLEPRPDLPDELEAELTAVVRLLVSQRWPFRLHATYDESIGRFLNVLEAVNRDVPFDGLRWFFDHCETISDANIARIAALGGGVTVQHRMAFQGEYFIARYGTQAATRTPPIRAMLAAGLPVGAGSDATRIASYNPFVSLYWMVSGRTVGGTVLYPERNRLSRMEALRRYTVGSAWFSNEDDRKGALVPGRYADFAVLTDDYFTIDESRIKHLSSVLTIVDGKVVHADDEFAPLAPPPLPVSPAWSPVAEFGGMGRWRPVASAQPRAAADGGRDAGFAREYGRRFAQRMDAAATELAEPCSAFGCLGAAF from the coding sequence GTGCTTAAGGCGACGCAATCCGCGGAATCGGCGGATCTCATCGTATTCAACGGCAAGATCGCGACGCAGGACGACAGGCAGTCGTTCGTGACCGCGCTCGCGGTGAAGGACGGCCGGATTCTCGCGGCCGGCAGCGCAGCCGAGGTCATGCGCCATGCGCGCGGCGACACGCTTCATATCGACCTGAACGGCCGCACCGTGATCCCGGGGCTGAACGACTCGCACCTGCACGTGATCCGCGGCGGCCTGAATTTCAACCTGGAACTGCGCTGGGACGGCGTCCCCACGCTGGCCGAGGCGCTGCGCATGCTGCGTCGCCAGGTGCTGCGCACGCCCGCGCCGCAGTGGGTGCGCGTGGTCGGCGGCTGGACCGAATTCCAGTTCGCCGAAAAGCGCGGGCCGACGGTGGCCGAGCTCAACGCGATCGCGCCCGACACGCCGGTGTTCGTGATGCACCTGGGCGACAGCGCGCTGCTGAACGCGGCCGCGCTGCGTGCGATCGGCTATGGCCGCGACACGTGCGATCCGCCCGGCGGCGAGATCCAGCGCGATCGCGCCGGCAGGCCGACCGGCATGCTGCTCGCGCGCCCGGACGTGGCCGTGCTGCATGCGGCGCTGGAGAAGGGCCCCAGGCTCGGCTTCGACGACCAGATGAATTCGATGCGGCACTTCATGCGCGAGCTGAACCGCCTCGGCGTGACCAGCGCGATCGACGCCGGCGGCGATTTTCAGGCCTATCCGGACGATTACGCCGCGCTCATGGCGCTCGCGAAGCGCGGCGAAATGACGGTGCGCATCGCGTACAGCCTGTTCGTGCAGCATGCGGGGCGCGAAATCGACGACTGCGCGCGCTGGATGACGCTGGCCAAGCCCGGCGACGGCGACGCGTTCCTGCGGCTGAACGGCGTCGGCGAACTGCTGGTGTATTCCGCGGCCGATTTCGGCAATTTCCTCGAGCCGCGCCCGGACCTGCCCGACGAACTCGAGGCGGAGCTGACCGCGGTCGTCCGGCTGCTGGTCAGCCAGCGCTGGCCGTTCAGGCTCCACGCGACGTACGACGAATCGATCGGCCGCTTCCTGAACGTGCTCGAAGCCGTGAATCGTGACGTCCCGTTCGACGGCCTGCGCTGGTTCTTCGATCATTGCGAGACGATTTCGGATGCGAACATCGCGCGCATCGCGGCGCTCGGCGGGGGCGTGACGGTGCAGCACCGGATGGCGTTCCAGGGCGAGTACTTCATTGCGCGCTACGGCACGCAAGCCGCCACGCGCACGCCGCCGATCCGCGCGATGCTGGCGGCCGGGCTGCCGGTCGGTGCCGGCTCCGATGCGACGCGCATCGCGAGCTACAACCCGTTCGTGTCGCTGTACTGGATGGTGTCCGGGCGCACGGTCGGCGGCACGGTGCTCTATCCGGAGCGCAACCGGCTCAGCCGGATGGAGGCGCTGCGCCGCTATACGGTCGGCAGCGCGTGGTTCTCGAACGAAGACGATCGCAAGGGCGCGCTGGTGCCCGGCCGGTACGCGGATTTCGCGGTGCTGACGGACGACTACTTCACGATCGACGAATCACGCATCAAGCACCTGTCGTCGGTCCTGACGATCGTCGACGGCAAGGTCGTGCACGCGGATGACGAATTCGCGCCGCTGGCGCCGCCGCCGCTGCCGGTGAGCCCCGCGTGGTCGCCCGTGGCCGAGTTCGGCGGCATGGGCCGGTGGCGTCCGGTCGCGTCCGCGCAGCCGCGAGCCGCGGCCGACGGCGGCCGCGATGCCGGTTTCGCGCGCGAATACGGGCGTCGTTTCGCGCAGCGCATGGATGCGGCCGCAACGGAACTCGCCGAGCCGTGCAGCGCGTTCGGTTGCCTCGGCGCCGCGTTTTAG
- a CDS encoding ATP-binding protein — MIQIGALSVDFEQRDIRRHGAALRIGARALDILEVLHRANGSVVSKDDIMDAVWPGLIVEENRLQVHVAALRKALGASRDLIKTVPGRGYLLVANPPLLHAVAPHPAAAAPGAEATHHAPLVGRRAELEQIVDMIDRAPVVTLVGAGGIGKTSLADRVAHTWRGRVGERALFVELARATTRDDVLLAIAAELGLDMHGVPAVDRLGDAFAVSRSLLVLDNAEHVVDLVADLVESLTARAAPLRVLVTSREPLHISVETVFRVSPLAVPDGAATVDEIARHSAVELFLARVRAATPECVIDAAGVRLIGDICRRLDGLPLAIELAAARVATLGLEVVASRLDDRLNLLTGGLRSALPRHQTLRATFDWSYVLLDAAARALFRRMACFVGPFTFDAAREVAMDPGMSPADMIAVLGELIAKSLVTVEFNGAQARYRLTESTRAYALEKLHNEGEFERIAERHARHEHAQAQARLPAPVQAVREPAAVEPPVAEADALALALREPARMRDCSIPARRALDAIEAGALGPVDASSEMRLRAAYASALLYTDGDTQTAAAMWERTLGLAGRVGDDAFDASAMVGLWNATLSHGDIHESLRYAMRFERAAERRGDRPQRLLANAMVATSLHYFGEHAQARERLEAATAELAVAGEPPCAAAALGIDVATLGRTVLARLVWMQGDVDHAMRLAAQAVESARRGGSALALCVVLGAAAVPIALRHGDHDIISDYLATLRSAAEANGFDIWLDHAECLAGQFDMQAGHPGAGLARLEPALRRIEASGFRRLLAPLVVAYAEGLTRTGRAAEARVKLDATLACCRAQGEHLFVPELLRARGLAMLEQARTADAERAIACEADGHRHLLMAIHAANGQGAAMWALRGTLDLADHLIERGRIGQASSLVANLSGHFDPQSRAVDVRRLARVQSFIRSETARPTGPAHLRHETLDAMQSAA, encoded by the coding sequence ATGATCCAGATCGGGGCTTTATCGGTGGATTTCGAGCAGCGGGACATTCGCCGTCACGGCGCGGCGCTGCGTATTGGCGCGCGCGCGCTCGACATACTTGAAGTACTGCATCGCGCCAACGGTTCCGTCGTGTCGAAGGACGACATCATGGATGCCGTCTGGCCCGGCCTGATCGTCGAGGAGAACCGGCTGCAGGTGCATGTCGCGGCGTTGCGCAAGGCGCTCGGTGCGAGCCGCGACCTGATCAAGACCGTCCCGGGCCGCGGCTACCTGCTGGTCGCGAATCCGCCGCTCCTGCACGCGGTGGCGCCGCACCCGGCCGCCGCGGCGCCAGGCGCCGAAGCGACCCATCACGCCCCGCTCGTCGGCCGCCGCGCCGAGCTCGAGCAGATCGTCGACATGATCGACCGTGCGCCGGTCGTCACGCTCGTCGGCGCGGGCGGCATCGGCAAGACGAGTCTGGCCGACCGCGTCGCGCACACGTGGCGCGGCCGGGTCGGCGAGCGCGCGCTGTTCGTGGAGCTGGCGCGAGCCACGACGCGCGACGACGTGCTGCTCGCGATTGCCGCGGAACTGGGGCTCGACATGCATGGCGTGCCGGCCGTCGACCGGCTCGGCGACGCATTCGCCGTGTCGCGCAGCCTGCTCGTGCTCGACAACGCGGAGCACGTCGTCGATCTGGTGGCCGACCTCGTCGAGTCGCTGACGGCGCGCGCCGCGCCGCTGCGGGTGCTCGTGACGAGCCGCGAACCGCTTCATATCTCGGTCGAAACCGTGTTCCGCGTGAGTCCGCTGGCGGTGCCCGACGGCGCCGCAACGGTCGACGAGATCGCGCGCCATTCGGCGGTCGAGCTGTTTCTGGCGCGGGTTCGCGCGGCCACGCCCGAGTGCGTGATCGACGCGGCCGGTGTCCGGCTGATCGGCGATATCTGCCGGCGGCTCGACGGGCTTCCCCTCGCGATCGAACTGGCTGCCGCGCGCGTCGCGACGCTCGGGCTGGAGGTCGTTGCGTCGCGTCTCGACGACCGGCTGAACCTGCTCACCGGCGGCCTGCGCTCCGCGTTGCCGCGCCATCAGACGCTGCGCGCGACGTTCGACTGGAGCTACGTGCTGCTGGATGCGGCCGCGCGTGCGCTGTTTCGCCGGATGGCGTGCTTCGTCGGCCCGTTCACGTTCGATGCGGCGCGCGAAGTCGCGATGGATCCCGGCATGTCGCCCGCCGATATGATCGCCGTGCTCGGCGAGCTGATCGCCAAGTCGCTGGTGACCGTCGAATTCAACGGCGCGCAGGCGCGCTACCGATTGACCGAATCGACGCGCGCGTATGCGCTGGAGAAGCTGCATAACGAGGGCGAGTTCGAACGCATCGCCGAGCGTCATGCGCGCCATGAACACGCGCAGGCGCAAGCCCGGCTGCCGGCTCCCGTGCAAGCCGTGCGCGAACCCGCGGCGGTCGAGCCGCCGGTCGCGGAAGCCGACGCGCTGGCGCTCGCATTGCGGGAGCCGGCGCGCATGCGCGACTGTTCGATCCCGGCGAGGCGCGCGCTCGACGCGATCGAGGCCGGCGCGCTCGGGCCCGTCGACGCGTCGAGCGAGATGCGGCTGCGCGCGGCCTATGCGTCGGCGCTGCTATATACGGACGGCGATACGCAGACGGCTGCCGCGATGTGGGAGCGCACGCTCGGCCTTGCCGGGCGCGTCGGTGACGACGCATTCGACGCCAGCGCGATGGTCGGGCTCTGGAACGCGACGCTGTCGCACGGCGACATTCACGAATCGCTGCGCTACGCGATGCGCTTCGAGCGGGCCGCCGAGCGGCGCGGTGACCGGCCGCAACGGCTGCTGGCGAACGCGATGGTCGCGACGTCGCTGCATTACTTCGGCGAGCATGCACAGGCGCGCGAGCGGCTGGAGGCGGCCACGGCCGAGCTGGCCGTGGCCGGCGAACCGCCTTGCGCGGCAGCGGCGCTCGGCATTGACGTCGCCACGCTTGGGCGGACGGTGCTGGCGCGGCTCGTCTGGATGCAGGGCGACGTGGACCATGCGATGCGGCTCGCCGCGCAGGCGGTCGAATCCGCGCGCCGCGGCGGGTCGGCGCTGGCGTTGTGCGTCGTGCTCGGCGCGGCGGCCGTGCCGATCGCGTTGCGCCATGGCGATCACGACATCATCTCCGACTATCTCGCGACGCTGCGCTCGGCCGCCGAGGCGAACGGCTTCGATATCTGGCTCGACCATGCGGAATGTCTCGCGGGACAGTTCGACATGCAGGCCGGCCATCCGGGCGCCGGGCTGGCGCGGCTCGAACCCGCGCTGCGACGCATCGAGGCGAGCGGCTTCCGGCGCCTGCTCGCGCCGCTGGTGGTCGCGTATGCGGAAGGGCTCACGCGCACGGGCCGCGCGGCCGAGGCCCGCGTGAAGCTCGACGCGACGCTCGCGTGCTGCCGCGCGCAAGGCGAGCATCTGTTCGTGCCCGAGCTGCTGCGTGCCCGAGGTCTGGCGATGCTCGAACAGGCCCGCACCGCCGACGCGGAGCGCGCGATCGCCTGCGAAGCGGACGGGCACCGGCATCTGCTGATGGCGATCCATGCGGCGAACGGGCAGGGCGCGGCGATGTGGGCGCTGCGCGGCACGCTTGATCTCGCCGATCATCTGATCGAGCGCGGGCGTATCGGGCAGGCGTCGTCGCTGGTGGCGAACCTGTCCGGGCATTTCGACCCGCAATCGCGCGCGGTCGACGTGCGGCGCCTCGCGCGGGTGCAGAGCTTCATCCGCTCGGAGACGGCGCGGCCGACCGGTCCTGCGCACCTCCGCCACGAGACCCTCGATGCGATGCAATCGGCCGCGTGA
- a CDS encoding AraC family transcriptional regulator, producing MADPLAAPPAAPPKDTLGCIANLLSKDIERSAGGLTLHRKCMRDEQFERIEMAASDRGFLIGVSLNAGHRRTIYRGSGKSERRFQHNSIYIRDFSRNFRADLYGKFDFVLVELSHRYLGDLGREHDGLEIGGLSCAPDVQDAVLGHLAQAVANSLDGSGALNALFVEQMGLAIGTHLACRYGNARARDLERKGTLSPVKVALAKELLMEKADLGVSIEEVANECDLSRGYFIRAFSRATGRTPHQWLLEQRVVRARQLIETTDMTLAEIAAACGFSDQSHLNRLFARIVGHPPGAWRRGMAR from the coding sequence ATGGCAGATCCCCTCGCCGCGCCCCCCGCGGCACCCCCGAAAGACACGCTCGGCTGCATCGCGAACCTGCTGTCCAAGGATATTGAAAGGTCCGCGGGCGGCCTGACGCTCCACCGCAAATGCATGCGCGACGAACAGTTCGAGCGCATCGAGATGGCGGCCAGCGATCGCGGCTTCCTGATCGGCGTATCGCTGAACGCCGGCCACCGCCGGACGATCTACCGCGGGTCCGGCAAATCCGAGCGGCGGTTTCAGCACAACTCCATCTACATTCGCGACTTTTCGCGGAATTTCCGCGCCGACCTCTACGGCAAGTTCGACTTCGTCCTCGTCGAGCTGTCGCATCGCTATCTGGGCGACCTCGGCCGCGAGCACGACGGTCTGGAAATCGGCGGCCTGAGTTGCGCGCCCGACGTGCAGGACGCGGTGCTGGGCCACCTCGCGCAAGCCGTCGCCAACAGCCTCGACGGGTCCGGCGCGCTGAACGCGTTGTTCGTCGAGCAGATGGGGCTCGCGATCGGCACGCATCTGGCCTGCCGTTACGGCAATGCGCGGGCGCGCGACCTGGAGCGCAAGGGCACGCTGTCGCCGGTCAAGGTCGCGCTCGCCAAGGAGCTGCTGATGGAGAAGGCGGACCTCGGCGTGTCGATCGAGGAAGTCGCCAACGAATGCGATCTGTCGCGCGGCTATTTCATCCGCGCGTTCTCGCGCGCGACCGGACGCACGCCGCATCAATGGCTGCTCGAACAGCGCGTGGTCCGCGCGCGCCAACTGATCGAGACGACCGACATGACGCTCGCGGAAATCGCGGCCGCCTGCGGCTTCTCGGACCAGAGCCATCTGAACCGCCTGTTCGCCCGCATCGTCGGCCATCCGCCCGGTGCGTGGCGGCGCGGCATGGCGCGTTGA
- a CDS encoding MBL fold metallo-hydrolase codes for MLLVVGCVGILASAAFADEPGGGRQPPGFYRQQLGSLQIVALSDGTHPFPIDTVFRDVSKEAIRRDLDREFLEPPVQGSINAFLIDTGSKRILVDTGAGVLYGDCCGKLLANLRAAGYEPGQIDEVLLTHLHKDHVGGLVSNGRMTFPNATVRVNEIDAKYWLDPDGKAQAPAFLASFFDAAAASVAPYVAAGRFSTFRGEATLAPGIRAVPMPGHTPGHTAYLIESGNAGLLAWGDIVHVAAIQLQDTGATVQYDTDADAARRTRRDTLARVAGKRYLVGAAHIAFPGLGHLRKDGERYDWVPVNYDETPLQ; via the coding sequence ATGCTGCTCGTCGTGGGATGTGTCGGCATTCTCGCGTCGGCCGCGTTCGCGGACGAGCCGGGCGGCGGGCGCCAGCCGCCCGGATTCTATCGGCAGCAGCTCGGCAGCCTGCAGATCGTCGCGTTGTCGGATGGGACGCATCCGTTTCCGATCGATACGGTGTTTCGCGACGTGTCGAAGGAGGCGATCCGGCGCGATCTCGATCGCGAATTTCTCGAGCCGCCGGTTCAAGGGTCGATCAACGCGTTCCTGATCGACACCGGGTCGAAGCGGATCCTCGTCGACACCGGCGCCGGCGTGCTCTACGGCGACTGCTGCGGCAAGCTGCTCGCCAACCTGCGCGCGGCCGGCTACGAGCCCGGGCAGATCGACGAAGTGCTGCTCACGCATCTGCACAAGGATCATGTCGGCGGTCTGGTTTCGAACGGCAGGATGACCTTTCCGAATGCGACCGTCCGCGTGAACGAGATCGACGCGAAATACTGGCTCGATCCGGACGGCAAGGCGCAGGCGCCGGCGTTCCTCGCGTCGTTTTTCGATGCGGCGGCCGCGTCGGTCGCGCCTTACGTCGCGGCCGGGCGCTTCAGCACGTTTCGCGGCGAAGCGACGCTCGCGCCCGGCATTCGCGCGGTGCCGATGCCGGGCCACACGCCGGGCCATACGGCCTATCTGATCGAGAGCGGCAACGCGGGGTTGCTCGCGTGGGGTGACATCGTCCACGTCGCGGCGATCCAGTTGCAGGACACCGGCGCCACCGTCCAGTACGACACCGATGCCGATGCGGCTCGCCGCACGCGGCGCGACACGCTCGCGCGCGTGGCGGGCAAGCGTTATCTGGTCGGTGCCGCGCACATCGCGTTTCCCGGGCTCGGGCATTTGCGGAAAGACGGCGAGCGGTACGACTGGGTGCCGGTGAACTACGACGAGACGCCGCTGCAATAG
- a CDS encoding LysR family transcriptional regulator yields MDKFSALRAFVEVAEAGGFSSAGRRLDLAASSVVRAVDALEASLGTVLLNRTTRQVTLSDAGAVYYARAKQLLEALAEADALVADRGDEPSGPLRVSVPVAYGMHRIAPHVGAFLARYPRLDLDLQLTDARVDLVTSRIDVAIRLGEAAPSAEVVARQLGTFRRYVVASPDYLDAHGTPSTPGELVDHGCLRFHFGGDQQAWSFVDARGATKVLVTGRLKSNHSEVLRAAALDGGGIALLPDWLVDADVRAGRLRRLFEQYDVVPDAARSIVTALYLPNQRGSKRVTAFIDFVEAQARTPC; encoded by the coding sequence ATGGACAAATTCTCCGCGCTGCGCGCGTTCGTTGAAGTAGCGGAAGCCGGCGGCTTCTCCAGCGCAGGGCGCCGCCTCGATCTCGCCGCTTCGTCGGTGGTGCGTGCGGTGGACGCACTCGAGGCATCGCTCGGCACCGTGCTGCTGAACCGCACCACGCGACAGGTCACGTTGTCCGATGCGGGCGCCGTCTACTATGCGCGGGCGAAGCAGCTGCTCGAGGCGCTCGCGGAAGCCGATGCGCTCGTCGCCGATCGCGGCGACGAACCGTCCGGACCGCTGCGGGTGTCCGTGCCGGTCGCGTACGGCATGCACCGCATCGCACCGCACGTCGGCGCATTCCTCGCGCGCTATCCGAGGCTCGATCTCGATCTGCAACTCACCGACGCACGCGTCGATCTCGTCACCAGCCGGATCGACGTCGCGATCCGGCTCGGCGAAGCCGCGCCGTCCGCGGAGGTCGTCGCGCGGCAGCTCGGCACGTTCCGGCGGTATGTCGTGGCGAGCCCCGACTATCTCGACGCGCACGGCACGCCATCGACGCCGGGTGAGCTGGTCGATCATGGCTGCCTGCGCTTTCACTTCGGTGGCGATCAGCAGGCGTGGTCGTTCGTCGATGCGCGCGGCGCGACGAAGGTGCTCGTCACCGGGCGACTGAAATCGAACCACAGCGAAGTGTTGCGCGCCGCCGCGCTCGATGGCGGCGGCATCGCGCTGCTGCCCGACTGGCTGGTCGATGCCGACGTCCGGGCGGGCCGCCTGCGCAGGTTGTTCGAACAGTACGACGTCGTGCCCGACGCGGCACGCTCGATCGTCACCGCGCTCTACCTGCCGAATCAGCGCGGCTCGAAGCGCGTCACCGCGTTCATCGATTTTGTCGAGGCGCAGGCTCGCACGCCGTGCTGA
- a CDS encoding alginate export family protein has product MGHRSTQRAWRGVLPTAMLAAGAATYAGTAAGADASSDPAPATAAAPAAGTSCTAKRPTVLFNRWQEDWSVLANPCVPRKPLDALKYIPLGGDPSTYLSLGANLRERFELNNAPLFGLGAAHDDNYVIQRANVHADLRYAGHFQAFFQLVDSRPFGKDTVGVVDRDQFDIEQAFVAYVDQLGGGTFKTRIGRQEMAFDLQRFVSVRDGPNVRQAFDALWANYEIGKWRLIGYVTRPVQYRNDAVFDDVSNRHLRFDGVRVERSGTGPGDLSAYWSRYTRDNARYLAGAGTERRDVFDMRYAGKSGQFDWDAEAMLQTGHIGPDTIGAWAFGTLAGYTFAKTAGTPRIGIQFDGASGDRHPGDGRMGTFNPLFPNGYYFTLAGYTGYSNLIHVKPSLTFKPASNVTVMTAVGFQWRATTADAIYGQGMSAVPGTAGKGSAWTGMYAQARVDWLVNANVALAVEAVHFQVADSIRALGARNADYVGMEAKFGW; this is encoded by the coding sequence ATGGGACATCGGTCGACGCAACGTGCGTGGCGGGGCGTCCTGCCGACCGCCATGCTGGCGGCGGGCGCCGCGACGTACGCCGGTACGGCGGCCGGCGCCGACGCATCATCTGACCCAGCCCCCGCCACGGCCGCGGCTCCAGCCGCCGGCACGTCGTGCACCGCGAAGCGGCCCACGGTGCTGTTCAATCGCTGGCAGGAAGACTGGTCGGTGCTCGCGAACCCGTGCGTGCCGCGCAAGCCGCTCGACGCGTTGAAGTACATCCCGCTGGGCGGCGATCCGTCGACCTACCTGTCGCTCGGCGCGAACCTGCGCGAGCGCTTCGAGCTGAACAATGCGCCGCTGTTCGGGCTGGGCGCCGCGCATGACGACAATTACGTGATCCAGCGTGCGAACGTGCACGCGGATCTGCGCTATGCCGGGCATTTCCAGGCGTTCTTCCAGCTCGTCGATTCCCGGCCGTTCGGCAAGGATACGGTCGGGGTGGTCGATCGCGATCAGTTCGACATCGAACAGGCGTTCGTCGCGTATGTCGATCAGTTGGGCGGCGGCACCTTCAAGACCCGCATCGGCCGGCAGGAGATGGCATTCGACTTGCAGCGCTTCGTGTCGGTGCGCGACGGGCCGAACGTGCGTCAGGCGTTCGACGCGCTGTGGGCCAATTACGAAATCGGCAAATGGCGGCTGATCGGCTACGTGACGCGCCCGGTGCAATACCGCAACGACGCGGTGTTCGACGACGTGTCGAACCGGCACCTGAGATTCGACGGCGTGCGTGTCGAGCGCAGCGGCACAGGTCCTGGCGACCTGTCGGCGTACTGGTCGCGCTATACGCGCGACAATGCGCGCTATCTCGCCGGCGCCGGCACCGAGCGACGCGACGTGTTCGACATGCGCTACGCGGGCAAATCGGGGCAATTCGACTGGGACGCCGAGGCGATGCTCCAGACCGGGCACATCGGACCGGACACGATCGGCGCGTGGGCATTCGGCACGCTGGCCGGCTATACGTTCGCCAAAACGGCCGGCACGCCGCGCATCGGCATTCAGTTCGACGGCGCATCGGGCGACAGGCATCCCGGCGACGGGCGCATGGGCACCTTCAACCCGCTGTTCCCGAACGGCTATTACTTCACGCTCGCCGGCTACACCGGCTACAGCAACCTGATTCACGTGAAGCCGTCGCTGACGTTCAAGCCGGCCAGCAACGTGACGGTCATGACCGCGGTCGGCTTCCAGTGGCGCGCGACGACGGCCGACGCGATCTACGGGCAAGGGATGTCGGCGGTGCCCGGCACGGCCGGCAAGGGCAGTGCGTGGACCGGCATGTATGCGCAGGCCCGCGTGGACTGGCTCGTCAATGCAAACGTCGCGCTTGCCGTCGAAGCCGTGCACTTCCAGGTCGCCGATTCGATTCGCGCGCTCGGGGCGCGCAATGCCGACTATGTCGGCATGGAGGCGAAGTTCGGCTGGTAA
- a CDS encoding HD domain-containing protein has product MLARCYAEPARHYHTLLHVRRCLRHLDLARGAIPEPEAVELALWFHDVIFVPGAQDNEQRSADWFRRQADGRIRACDLVCAMIRATNHAGPAAEPDTRFVCDIDLAVLGASRSRFREDGRRLRAERPDLDDRAYDRLERAILRGLLERPRIYLTDFFYTRCEARARGNLSWRLGLPMPA; this is encoded by the coding sequence ATGCTGGCGCGATGCTATGCGGAGCCGGCGCGCCACTACCATACGCTGTTGCATGTACGGCGCTGCTTGCGCCATCTCGACCTCGCGCGCGGCGCGATTCCCGAACCGGAGGCCGTCGAGCTCGCGCTGTGGTTCCATGACGTGATCTTCGTCCCCGGCGCGCAGGATAACGAGCAGCGTAGCGCCGACTGGTTCCGGCGCCAGGCGGATGGACGCATCCGCGCGTGCGACCTTGTCTGCGCGATGATTCGCGCGACCAACCACGCGGGCCCTGCCGCGGAACCGGATACCCGTTTCGTGTGCGACATCGATCTGGCCGTGCTCGGTGCGTCTCGCAGCCGGTTTCGCGAAGACGGGCGGCGCCTGCGCGCCGAGCGCCCGGATCTCGACGACCGCGCTTACGACCGTCTTGAACGTGCGATCCTGCGCGGGCTGCTCGAACGCCCGCGCATCTATCTGACCGATTTCTTCTACACGCGCTGCGAGGCGCGCGCGCGCGGGAATCTGAGCTGGCGGCTGGGTTTGCCGATGCCGGCGTGA